The Gillisia sp. Hel_I_86 genome has a segment encoding these proteins:
- the cphA gene encoding cyanophycin synthetase: MKILEINAMRGPNYWSVRRHKLIVMVLDLGKMEEFPSNKVPGFSDRLKKMFPSLYSHRCSVGTPGGFFERVDEGTWMGHIIEHIALEIQTLAGMDTGFGRTRGYGEKGVYNVVFSYMEESVGRYAAKASVEICKALISAKDYDLDKDIQHMRELRESERLGPSTGSIVEEAESRGIPWIRLNKYSLCQLGYGANQKRIQATVTSETSSIGVELACDKEDTKDLLEQAEIAVPRGKILSLESNLEKVCNYVGYPLVIKPIDGNHGRGITVNIHTYKEAIEAFNAAKEVSNRVIVEKYITGEDYRLLVINNVLVAAAKRTPAHVIGDGESSIEDLIKEVNRDPRRGFGHEKVLTQITINKLTETIIEDAGYTLISVLPKNEKLVLKDTANLSTGGTAEDITDIVHPANVSMAERISKIIDLDICGIDIMTTDISQPLFETGGAVLEVNAGPGFRMHLAPTTGLPRNVASPVVDKLFPTQGNTGRIPIVAITGTNGKTTTSRLIAHMAKLKGYRVGYTTSDGVYIQNRLLMRGDCTGPSSAEFVLRDPTVNFAVLECARGGLLRAGLGFAHCDVAIVTNVAADHLGLKGIHTIEQLAKVKGVLPETVLPDGYAILNADDDLVYEMRKDLSCNLALFSMDEENPRIKALQRKGGITAVYENGYVTLCRGSWKMRIMRAEEIPLTYGGKADFMVQNVLAAVIAANVRGISIEDMKAGLETFIPSPAQTPGRLNLFEFENFKILLDYAHNPAGMRALKKFTDKLECTVRVGIIAGIGDRRVEDNNEMGSIAADMFDEIIIRQDKHLRGKTEEELINMLETGIKMKDPNKKITIIPSERDAIIYAVSHARKGTLIVLCSDVVPDALDLVKELKEKESKGEKVFAS; the protein is encoded by the coding sequence ATGAAGATCCTAGAAATAAATGCGATGCGTGGTCCTAACTATTGGTCAGTTCGCCGACATAAATTAATAGTAATGGTACTTGATCTAGGGAAGATGGAAGAATTTCCATCTAATAAAGTTCCCGGGTTTTCAGATCGGTTAAAAAAGATGTTTCCTAGTTTGTATTCTCATAGATGTTCTGTGGGAACTCCGGGTGGTTTTTTTGAACGTGTAGATGAAGGTACTTGGATGGGGCATATTATAGAACACATCGCGCTGGAAATTCAAACCTTGGCAGGCATGGATACCGGCTTTGGGAGAACTAGGGGATATGGAGAAAAGGGTGTGTATAATGTGGTTTTTTCTTATATGGAAGAAAGTGTTGGTCGTTACGCTGCCAAAGCATCCGTTGAAATATGTAAGGCTTTAATTTCTGCTAAAGATTACGATTTGGATAAAGATATCCAGCATATGAGGGAGTTAAGGGAGTCTGAAAGATTGGGACCTAGCACGGGTTCTATAGTTGAAGAAGCAGAAAGTAGAGGTATTCCTTGGATTAGATTAAATAAATATTCTCTGTGTCAGTTAGGATATGGGGCCAATCAAAAAAGAATTCAGGCAACAGTAACTTCAGAAACGAGCAGTATAGGAGTAGAGTTGGCATGCGATAAAGAAGATACAAAAGATTTATTGGAGCAAGCTGAAATTGCTGTACCCAGAGGGAAGATTCTTTCTTTAGAAAGCAATCTCGAGAAGGTTTGTAATTATGTGGGCTATCCATTGGTAATTAAACCTATAGATGGAAATCACGGCAGAGGGATTACAGTAAACATACATACGTATAAAGAAGCAATAGAAGCGTTTAATGCTGCCAAGGAAGTTTCCAATCGTGTAATTGTAGAGAAATATATTACAGGAGAAGATTATAGATTATTGGTGATTAATAATGTGTTGGTTGCTGCTGCAAAAAGAACTCCAGCCCATGTAATTGGGGATGGAGAATCAAGTATTGAAGATTTAATTAAAGAGGTAAACAGGGATCCGAGAAGAGGTTTTGGACATGAAAAGGTACTCACGCAAATCACAATAAATAAATTAACAGAAACAATAATAGAAGATGCCGGATATACTTTGATCTCGGTACTTCCAAAAAATGAAAAACTAGTCTTAAAGGATACGGCAAATTTAAGTACAGGAGGTACTGCGGAAGATATTACAGATATTGTTCATCCTGCAAATGTATCTATGGCAGAAAGAATTTCAAAAATAATAGATCTGGATATCTGCGGAATCGATATTATGACCACCGATATCAGCCAACCTTTATTTGAAACCGGGGGTGCGGTTTTAGAAGTAAATGCCGGTCCTGGATTTAGAATGCATTTAGCACCAACAACAGGTCTTCCTAGAAATGTAGCATCACCTGTGGTGGATAAATTATTTCCTACCCAAGGAAATACTGGTAGAATTCCAATTGTTGCAATTACTGGAACCAATGGTAAGACAACTACTAGTAGACTAATTGCACATATGGCTAAATTAAAAGGTTATAGGGTAGGATATACAACTAGTGATGGGGTTTATATCCAAAATAGACTTTTAATGAGAGGCGATTGTACAGGGCCGTCCAGTGCAGAATTTGTATTAAGGGATCCTACGGTTAACTTTGCTGTCTTGGAATGTGCAAGAGGCGGTTTGCTAAGGGCAGGTCTTGGCTTTGCACATTGCGATGTCGCTATAGTTACCAACGTCGCTGCAGACCATCTCGGACTCAAAGGAATTCATACCATAGAGCAGTTAGCGAAAGTTAAAGGTGTTTTACCTGAAACCGTACTGCCGGATGGTTATGCTATTTTAAATGCAGATGATGATCTAGTGTACGAAATGAGGAAAGATTTATCTTGTAATTTAGCACTGTTTTCTATGGATGAGGAGAACCCTAGGATTAAGGCATTACAAAGAAAAGGGGGTATAACTGCCGTTTATGAAAATGGATATGTAACGCTTTGTAGAGGTTCTTGGAAAATGCGTATAATGCGTGCTGAAGAAATTCCATTAACTTATGGAGGCAAAGCAGATTTTATGGTTCAAAATGTATTGGCAGCGGTAATAGCGGCTAATGTAAGAGGTATTAGTATTGAAGACATGAAAGCCGGTTTGGAAACGTTTATACCTTCTCCTGCACAAACTCCGGGGAGACTAAATCTTTTTGAGTTCGAAAATTTTAAAATCCTATTAGATTATGCCCATAATCCGGCAGGTATGCGTGCGCTCAAAAAATTCACAGATAAACTTGAATGTACAGTTAGAGTGGGTATTATCGCTGGTATTGGGGATAGGCGAGTAGAAGATAATAATGAAATGGGTAGCATTGCTGCTGATATGTTTGACGAAATAATTATTAGACAGGACAAACATTTAAGGGGCAAAACAGAAGAAGAACTTATAAATATGCTGGAAACCGGCATCAAAATGAAAGACCCTAATAAGAAAATTACAATTATACCCTCAGAAAGGGATGCCATAATATATGCTGTATCTCATGCTCGTAAAGGAACTTTAATAGTTTTATGTAGCGATGTGGTTCCTGATGCCCTAGATCTTGTAAAAGAATTGAAAGAGAAAGAGTCTAAAGGTGAGAAAGTTTTCGCTAGTTAA
- a CDS encoding cyanophycinase, translated as MIKGTLIPIGGNEDKGFHKADRFRLDYISQGILSRVVKESGGKDSKILVITTASGIPEIVGKNYIDAFDLLGCHNVQTLFIDSKIDADLEENLEMLKNADCIMLSGGNQSKITTKIKNTQFHKILLERYQNEEIVVAGTSAGAMCMSMEMIIGGSSKESFIKAATKMREGMSLIPEIIIDTHFIQRGRFGRLSEAVARYYDRIGIGLAEDTGLVIKKGNYCEIIGSGMVIVFDPGKLTHNNFDILKDGTPLTMTNLITHVLSSGDCFDIDKRKVKVLTVEEHML; from the coding sequence ATGATTAAAGGAACTTTAATTCCCATTGGAGGGAATGAAGATAAAGGATTTCATAAAGCAGATAGGTTTCGACTAGATTATATTAGCCAGGGAATTTTGTCTAGGGTAGTAAAAGAAAGCGGAGGAAAAGATTCGAAAATTTTGGTGATCACTACAGCTTCTGGCATTCCAGAAATAGTAGGCAAAAATTATATTGATGCGTTTGATCTTTTGGGATGCCATAATGTGCAAACATTATTTATAGACTCTAAAATAGATGCTGACTTAGAGGAAAACCTTGAAATGTTGAAAAATGCCGATTGCATTATGCTTTCTGGAGGGAATCAGTCTAAAATCACAACTAAGATAAAAAACACACAATTTCACAAAATTTTATTAGAGCGTTACCAGAACGAAGAAATAGTAGTAGCAGGAACCAGCGCTGGCGCAATGTGCATGTCCATGGAAATGATCATAGGGGGAAGTAGTAAAGAATCGTTTATAAAAGCCGCTACTAAAATGCGTGAGGGAATGTCATTAATTCCAGAAATAATTATAGACACCCATTTTATTCAAAGAGGACGTTTTGGAAGATTATCTGAAGCCGTGGCGCGCTATTATGATCGTATAGGAATTGGGTTGGCAGAAGATACCGGATTGGTTATTAAAAAAGGAAACTATTGTGAGATAATTGGCTCAGGGATGGTCATTGTTTTCGATCCTGGAAAACTTACCCACAATAATTTTGATATCCTGAAAGATGGCACACCGCTTACCATGACAAATTTAATTACCCATGTACTTTCATCTGGGGATTGTTTTGATATCGATAAACGAAAAGTTAAAGTTTTGACCGTCGAAGAACATATGCTATAA
- a CDS encoding isoaspartyl peptidase/L-asparaginase family protein — translation MKNTFSIAIHGGAGTLLKGQMTQEKELAYKNALQSALTEGYDVLKNGGSSIDAVEKAVIILENCPLFNAGKGSVFTAEGTHEMDAAIMEGNKLQAGAVSLITGIANPISLARNIMDKSEHVFLAGDGALEFAKINGFSLEPASYFYDELRYNQWQDLKGSDNFQLDHSVKKDSKFGTVGAVACDKYGNIAAATSTGGMTNKKWGRVGDSPMIGAGNYANNKTCAVSCTGSGEFFIRGVVAYDVSCLMEYKGMSLEAACNEVINKRILSIGGDGGLIAVDAKGNISMPFNTEGMYRACKSSIGIEEVLIYEN, via the coding sequence ATGAAGAACACATTTTCTATCGCAATACATGGAGGAGCTGGCACACTTTTAAAAGGTCAAATGACCCAGGAAAAAGAATTGGCCTATAAAAATGCCTTGCAAAGTGCTTTAACAGAAGGCTACGATGTTTTAAAAAATGGAGGAAGTTCCATAGATGCAGTTGAGAAGGCCGTGATCATCCTTGAAAACTGTCCTTTGTTCAATGCAGGAAAGGGAAGTGTTTTTACCGCTGAAGGTACACATGAGATGGATGCAGCTATAATGGAAGGGAATAAACTACAAGCTGGGGCAGTTTCCTTAATAACAGGAATTGCAAATCCAATCTCCTTGGCCCGTAATATAATGGATAAGAGCGAGCATGTTTTTTTGGCAGGAGATGGCGCATTGGAGTTCGCGAAAATCAATGGGTTTTCTTTAGAGCCAGCATCGTATTTCTATGATGAACTTCGTTACAACCAATGGCAGGATCTAAAGGGAAGCGACAATTTTCAATTGGACCATTCGGTAAAAAAAGATTCCAAATTTGGAACTGTGGGCGCTGTTGCCTGTGATAAATATGGGAATATTGCAGCGGCTACTTCAACAGGAGGAATGACCAATAAAAAGTGGGGAAGAGTGGGTGATAGTCCAATGATTGGAGCCGGGAACTATGCCAACAACAAAACTTGCGCTGTAAGCTGTACGGGCAGTGGGGAATTTTTCATACGAGGGGTCGTTGCATACGACGTTTCCTGTTTAATGGAATATAAAGGCATGTCTTTGGAAGCTGCATGTAACGAGGTAATAAATAAACGAATCTTAAGCATTGGAGGAGATGGAGGCTTAATTGCTGTAGATGCAAAAGGCAATATTTCCATGCCCTTTAATACAGAGGGCATGTATAGGGCATGTAAATCTTCTATTGGAATAGAGGAAGTTTTAATATATGAAAATTAG
- a CDS encoding branched-chain amino acid aminotransferase, whose translation MKNDATIDIDIKRVPTSKIDSIDFEDLKFGHIFTDHMMACDYENGSWQAPKIMPYGPISMEPSAKVFHYGQAVFEGMKAYKDDQDQIWMFRPEENLKRINKSSKRMAIPEFPKDYFFNSLEALLKLEKDWIKKGFGNSLYIRPFVIATEAGVSASPGTNYKFMIICSPAKSYYTGEVRVKFSESYSRAADGGVGFAKAAGNYGAQFYPTHLAKEEGYQQIIWTDANTHRFLEEAGTMNIFFRINDTLITTPTNDRILDGITRKSLITLAEENDINIEIRKVPVQEIVDAAKKGTLKEIFGTGTAAVINPIAGFGYQGEKHELPKLTDSYASYFKDKLMKIQYNLAEDKHGWRYLVK comes from the coding sequence ATGAAAAACGATGCAACCATCGATATTGATATAAAAAGAGTCCCTACCTCTAAAATAGATTCAATAGATTTTGAAGATTTAAAATTCGGGCATATTTTTACAGATCATATGATGGCTTGCGATTATGAAAATGGATCCTGGCAGGCACCTAAAATAATGCCCTACGGACCTATTTCCATGGAACCTTCTGCAAAGGTTTTTCATTATGGCCAGGCGGTATTTGAAGGAATGAAAGCCTATAAAGATGATCAAGATCAAATCTGGATGTTTAGGCCAGAGGAGAATCTTAAGCGCATCAATAAATCTTCTAAAAGAATGGCCATTCCAGAATTTCCGAAAGATTACTTTTTTAATTCTTTGGAGGCCCTGTTGAAATTAGAAAAAGACTGGATTAAAAAAGGCTTTGGAAACTCGCTATATATTCGGCCTTTTGTGATCGCTACCGAAGCGGGGGTATCGGCTTCCCCAGGAACAAACTACAAATTCATGATTATTTGCTCTCCAGCAAAATCCTATTATACAGGAGAAGTTAGGGTGAAATTCTCTGAAAGCTATAGCCGCGCCGCAGATGGTGGTGTTGGTTTTGCAAAAGCAGCAGGAAATTATGGTGCACAATTCTATCCAACCCATTTGGCCAAGGAAGAAGGATATCAGCAAATTATCTGGACCGATGCAAATACACATAGATTCCTAGAAGAAGCGGGAACTATGAATATTTTCTTCAGAATAAATGACACTTTAATCACGACCCCTACCAACGACCGGATTTTGGACGGTATTACCAGAAAAAGTTTGATCACTTTGGCTGAAGAGAACGATATTAATATTGAAATAAGAAAAGTTCCTGTTCAGGAAATCGTAGATGCCGCTAAGAAAGGGACATTAAAAGAGATTTTTGGTACGGGTACGGCAGCAGTAATAAATCCAATTGCCGGATTTGGGTATCAAGGCGAGAAACATGAACTGCCAAAATTAACCGATTCTTATGCGAGTTACTTTAAAGATAAATTGATGAAAATTCAATATAATCTAGCTGAAGATAAGCATGGTTGGAGATATTTAGTGAAATAA
- a CDS encoding nucleoside triphosphate pyrophosphohydrolase family protein: MKRRIEAVQEFHTAFGLGMNDQPIADLGGAKNMLRFNLMKEENEEYLEAANNNDLTEVADALGDMLYILCGTIIEHGMQHKIEEVFEEIQRSNMSKLGENGKPIYREDGKVLKGPNYFKPEIQKILEK; the protein is encoded by the coding sequence ATGAAAAGAAGAATTGAAGCCGTACAAGAATTCCATACCGCTTTTGGATTGGGAATGAATGATCAACCTATCGCAGATCTTGGAGGGGCAAAAAACATGCTTCGTTTTAATTTAATGAAGGAGGAGAACGAGGAATATCTGGAAGCTGCCAATAATAATGATCTTACAGAAGTGGCAGATGCTTTGGGCGATATGTTATATATTTTATGTGGCACCATTATAGAACATGGGATGCAACATAAAATAGAAGAGGTTTTTGAGGAGATTCAGCGAAGTAATATGAGCAAGCTCGGGGAAAACGGAAAACCCATCTATAGAGAAGATGGAAAAGTGCTTAAAGGCCCCAATTATTTTAAGCCTGAGATCCAGAAGATTTTGGAGAAATAA
- a CDS encoding dipeptidyl-peptidase 3 family protein: protein MKLKFIMALVLMSSLLYSCKDDDKDKEIAEVETSTETEFDYKVEEFADIKILRYQIPGFEDLTLKEQKLVYYLTQAGLSGRDIMWDQNYRHNLEIRDALENIYATYAGDKDASDWNAFETYMKRVWFSNGIHHHYANDKIKPEFGKEYFDMLLAETKTELTGEPYEVIFNDKDAKKVNLDPSKGLLKGSAINFYGPDVTAAEAEAFYKKKSSPNKDKPLSYGLNSTLVKEKGQLVEKVWKSGGLYGAAIDEIVKWLEKAQGVAENEKQGNALGLLIKYYNTGDLQTWDDYNVAWVEATEGNIDYINSFIEVYNDPLGYRGSYETIVQIKDFEMSKKMKVLEDNVQWFEDNSPLMPEHKKKSVVGVTYKTVIVAGEAGDASPSTPIGVNLPNANWIRAAHGSKSVSLGNIIEAYNNAGSSGVLKEFANDEEEVALEEEYGKNADKLHTALHEVVGHASGQLNPGVGETKETLKNYASTMEEGRADLVGLYYLMDPKIQELGLTDDWKKTGMAAYDGYIRNGLMTQLRRLKIGDDVEEAHMRNRQWVSAWVFEKGQKEGVIEKVTRDGKTYFDIKDYERLRELFGELLKETQRIKSEGDFNAAKNLVENYGVKVDQEIHKEVLDRNAQFKSPPYSGFVNPVLVAEMDDNNEIKALKVTQPKDFASQMMEYTKNYHFLKMNKEVAVPVE from the coding sequence ATGAAACTTAAATTCATTATGGCATTAGTATTAATGTCTTCTTTATTGTATTCCTGCAAGGATGATGATAAGGATAAAGAGATTGCTGAGGTGGAAACTTCTACCGAAACTGAGTTTGATTACAAGGTAGAAGAATTTGCTGACATCAAAATTTTGCGATATCAAATTCCCGGGTTCGAGGATTTAACGCTTAAAGAGCAGAAATTGGTGTACTACCTTACACAAGCTGGATTAAGCGGCCGTGATATTATGTGGGACCAGAATTATAGACACAATCTGGAAATTAGGGATGCCTTAGAAAACATCTATGCTACCTATGCTGGAGATAAAGATGCTTCAGATTGGAATGCTTTTGAAACGTATATGAAAAGAGTGTGGTTCTCTAATGGGATCCACCACCATTATGCTAACGATAAGATAAAGCCTGAATTCGGCAAAGAATATTTTGATATGCTTTTAGCTGAAACCAAAACAGAACTTACAGGGGAGCCTTATGAGGTGATCTTTAACGATAAGGATGCTAAAAAAGTGAACTTAGATCCGTCCAAAGGTTTATTGAAAGGATCTGCCATCAATTTTTATGGTCCAGATGTAACTGCCGCAGAGGCCGAAGCATTCTATAAAAAGAAATCTTCCCCAAATAAAGACAAGCCACTTTCTTATGGTTTGAATTCTACTTTGGTTAAGGAAAAAGGACAACTGGTAGAAAAAGTTTGGAAAAGCGGTGGATTATATGGTGCAGCCATAGATGAAATTGTAAAATGGTTAGAGAAAGCACAAGGTGTTGCTGAAAATGAAAAGCAAGGAAATGCACTTGGGTTGCTGATTAAATATTATAATACAGGGGATCTTCAAACTTGGGATGACTATAATGTTGCTTGGGTTGAAGCCACCGAAGGAAATATAGATTACATCAACAGTTTTATTGAAGTATACAACGATCCCTTGGGATACCGTGGATCTTACGAAACTATTGTGCAAATCAAGGATTTTGAAATGTCCAAAAAAATGAAGGTTTTAGAAGACAACGTACAATGGTTTGAAGATAACTCGCCATTAATGCCAGAACACAAAAAGAAATCTGTTGTTGGAGTAACCTATAAAACAGTAATAGTTGCCGGAGAAGCTGGGGATGCGTCGCCTAGTACGCCAATTGGTGTGAATTTACCCAATGCAAACTGGATTAGGGCCGCTCATGGAAGTAAATCTGTTTCTTTAGGTAACATTATTGAAGCCTATAACAACGCTGGAAGTTCTGGTGTGTTAAAGGAATTTGCCAATGATGAAGAGGAAGTTGCATTAGAAGAAGAATATGGAAAAAATGCCGATAAATTGCATACAGCGCTTCATGAGGTTGTAGGTCATGCATCCGGGCAATTGAATCCCGGAGTTGGAGAAACCAAAGAAACCTTAAAGAATTATGCGTCTACGATGGAAGAAGGAAGAGCAGATCTTGTTGGGCTTTATTACTTAATGGATCCAAAAATCCAGGAATTGGGCTTGACCGATGATTGGAAGAAAACTGGAATGGCTGCATACGATGGTTATATTAGAAATGGACTAATGACCCAGTTAAGAAGATTGAAAATTGGGGATGATGTAGAAGAAGCCCATATGCGTAATAGACAATGGGTAAGCGCTTGGGTTTTCGAAAAAGGACAAAAAGAAGGAGTTATAGAAAAAGTTACCAGGGATGGAAAAACGTATTTCGACATCAAGGATTATGAGCGTTTACGCGAATTGTTTGGAGAGTTGTTAAAAGAAACACAGAGAATCAAGTCTGAGGGTGATTTTAATGCTGCAAAGAATCTTGTAGAAAACTACGGAGTAAAAGTAGATCAAGAGATCCACAAAGAAGTTCTGGATAGGAATGCACAGTTTAAATCTCCTCCTTATAGTGGATTTGTAAATCCGGTATTGGTTGCAGAAATGGATGATAACAATGAGATCAAAGCTTTAAAGGTTACACAGCCTAAAGATTTTGCATCTCAAATGATGGAGTATACTAAAAACTACCATTTTTTGAAAATGAATAAAGAAGTTGCTGTACCGGTAGAGTAG
- a CDS encoding SRPBCC family protein, with protein sequence MKILKYLFFLLLIVIIAGAIYVATKDGNYQVEETAVIHAPVPVVFNEVNNFKNWDQWGPWMDDSDDIIINYSEKTIGENASYSWKSEEMGDGSIRNTKVIPDLAIEQQLIFKSPYGESQSDVYWDFVEVEEGTKVTWGIQGKQSFMDKLAFTFMDKSFPEMIRPMYQEGLEKLNSVVLEKMSSYSVNVDGITTHGGGFYMYSTTATKISQIPSKMQKMLADVSLYMEQNNIPSMGNPFVLYNNWDEQNNSAIYSTGYFTPSLIITPTESTVLNGMMPVQKVVKTTLKGDYKNLKEAWDAAYKYTQENNLPVNPNSPAFEVYSIGPDKSPNPANWVTEIYIPLLEVEEPTL encoded by the coding sequence ATGAAAATTTTAAAATATTTATTCTTTTTACTGCTCATTGTGATCATTGCAGGAGCTATTTATGTAGCTACCAAAGATGGAAATTATCAAGTGGAGGAAACCGCAGTTATCCATGCTCCGGTTCCAGTGGTCTTTAATGAAGTAAACAACTTTAAAAATTGGGATCAATGGGGACCATGGATGGATGATTCAGATGATATCATTATTAATTATTCTGAAAAAACGATAGGTGAAAATGCCAGCTATTCCTGGAAAAGTGAAGAAATGGGTGATGGTTCTATTAGAAACACAAAGGTAATTCCAGACTTGGCAATAGAACAGCAACTAATTTTTAAATCTCCTTATGGGGAATCTCAAAGTGATGTGTATTGGGATTTTGTTGAAGTGGAAGAAGGCACAAAAGTAACTTGGGGAATCCAAGGAAAGCAAAGTTTTATGGACAAACTTGCATTCACTTTTATGGACAAAAGTTTTCCTGAAATGATACGCCCGATGTATCAAGAAGGTTTAGAAAAATTGAATAGCGTTGTACTGGAAAAAATGAGCAGCTATTCTGTAAATGTCGATGGAATTACCACTCACGGGGGAGGATTTTATATGTACTCCACTACGGCCACCAAAATTTCCCAGATCCCGTCCAAGATGCAAAAAATGTTGGCAGATGTATCTTTATATATGGAACAAAACAATATCCCTTCAATGGGAAATCCTTTTGTACTATATAACAATTGGGACGAACAAAATAATTCGGCTATCTATTCCACCGGATACTTTACACCAAGTTTAATTATAACGCCTACCGAAAGCACCGTTTTAAACGGGATGATGCCAGTGCAAAAGGTTGTAAAGACAACCTTAAAAGGAGATTACAAAAACTTAAAAGAAGCTTGGGATGCTGCTTATAAATATACCCAGGAAAACAATTTGCCAGTAAATCCAAATAGTCCCGCTTTCGAAGTATATTCAATTGGTCCGGATAAATCCCCAAATCCTGCAAATTGGGTGACCGAGATCTATATTCCGCTTTTGGAAGTTGAAGAACCTACCTTGTAA
- the crcB gene encoding fluoride efflux transporter CrcB, whose product MKAILMVFLGGGLGSALRFVISRVLNKSALDIPFGTFTVNILGSLLLGLILGISLKSGAFSNNTMLFLATGFCGGFTTFSTFSYENQVFLRTGDYSSFAIYSLGSIVAGFAAVFLGLYLSKLA is encoded by the coding sequence ATGAAAGCGATCTTAATGGTTTTTTTAGGAGGGGGATTGGGAAGCGCATTACGCTTCGTGATATCGAGGGTTTTAAATAAATCTGCACTGGACATCCCATTTGGCACTTTTACCGTAAATATCTTGGGAAGCCTTTTATTGGGATTAATCCTTGGAATCTCCCTAAAATCTGGTGCCTTTTCCAACAATACCATGTTATTTCTCGCAACCGGCTTTTGTGGCGGCTTCACCACATTTTCCACCTTTAGTTATGAGAATCAGGTGTTTTTAAGGACCGGCGATTACTCTAGCTTTGCAATTTATTCTTTAGGAAGCATCGTAGCCGGGTTCGCCGCAGTATTTTTGGGCTTGTACCTTTCTAAATTGGCCTAA
- a CDS encoding DUF1684 domain-containing protein, with amino-acid sequence MKKLFFSMFLILNISLLVAQDISKVEDIVAFQEHLNSEFANPEESPLTSEDLKKFKALEFFDIDTTYVIEAEFLRTPAEPPFAMPTTTNRMPIYVKYGEAYFDLEGQSFKLNSYQNQELITKPGYVDYLFVPFTDATNGETSYGGGGRYLDLRIPTGNTITLNFNKAYNPYCAYNGKYSCSIPPLENEISVAIPVGVKKHKK; translated from the coding sequence ATGAAAAAGTTGTTTTTTTCGATGTTCTTAATTTTGAATATTTCGCTACTTGTTGCGCAGGATATTTCAAAAGTGGAGGATATTGTTGCCTTTCAAGAGCACTTAAATTCAGAATTTGCAAATCCAGAAGAATCCCCACTGACTTCAGAAGACCTGAAAAAATTTAAGGCCTTGGAGTTTTTTGATATTGATACTACCTACGTGATTGAAGCAGAATTTCTAAGGACCCCTGCAGAACCTCCTTTTGCCATGCCCACCACTACCAACAGGATGCCGATATATGTGAAATACGGAGAGGCTTATTTTGATCTTGAAGGGCAATCATTCAAGTTAAATAGCTATCAAAACCAGGAGTTGATAACCAAACCGGGCTATGTGGATTATCTTTTTGTTCCATTTACAGATGCTACCAATGGGGAAACCAGTTATGGTGGTGGTGGAAGATATCTGGATTTGCGTATTCCTACAGGAAATACCATTACACTTAATTTCAACAAGGCATATAACCCTTACTGTGCCTACAACGGTAAATATTCTTGTTCTATCCCTCCTTTAGAAAATGAGATTTCTGTCGCTATTCCTGTGGGTGTAAAGAAGCACAAGAAATAG